The proteins below are encoded in one region of Triticum aestivum cultivar Chinese Spring chromosome 1B, IWGSC CS RefSeq v2.1, whole genome shotgun sequence:
- the LOC123082824 gene encoding thiol protease SEN102, producing MAVVAAVEALHYMKTNEKLMLSVQELIDCDTQNFGCRGGYSETALEYVQKHGLSSESTYPYMDRERILGCKKNKEVAAKISGFVKIMSPTEESLEEAVARQPVIVRLQCPKSFNDYKGGIIDWPPALPGEELFLHYVLIVSYDTDSNGVKFWRFKNSAGENWGEGGVGRLRRHVADKRGVLGIFMYPAMYPVLDS from the coding sequence ATGGCAGTTGTAGCTGCTGTTGAGGCTCTGCATTATATGAAGACAAATGAGAAACTTATGCTGTCGGTACAAGAGTTGATTGATTGCGACACACAGAACTTCGGGTGCAGGGGTGGCTACAGCGAGACTGCTCTGGAGTATGTACAGAAGCACGGACTGTCGAGCGAATCAACGTACCCGTACATGGACCGAGAACGCATTCTAGGCTGCAAGAAGAACAAGGAAGTAGCGGCCAAGATATCAGGCTTTGTCAAAATCATGAGCCCGACAGAAGAATCTCTGGAGGAGGCAGTGGCACGTCAGCCGGTCATTGTCCGTCTACAGTGCCCCAAGAGCTTCAACGACTACAAGGGAGGCATCATTGATTGGCCACCAGCTCTACCTGGCGAAGAGCTGTTTTTGCATTACGTGCTGATTGTGAGTTATGACACGGACTCCAACGGTGTCAAGTTCTGGCGCTTCAAAAACTCAGCTGGAGAGAATTGGGGTGAGGGGGGGGTCGGGAGGCTCCGTAGGCACGTCGCTGACAAGCGAGGTGTGTTGGGCATCTTCATGTACCCGGCAATGTACCCAGTTCTTGATAGTTGA
- the LOC123082846 gene encoding cathepsin K: MKPPLPASFKALSRRIFRQAALVVAARRPLHARAFTSRFRGGGAMAASSAEGGARPLHGRARALLTSRFRGGGAMAAVAEGPLHGRAWSLLTRRFHGRGARAAVAEGGGGPLHLHGRAWTFVTRRFHGGGAIAAEPEGGARPLHGRRAWRLLSSRFCGRAMAARSRSPWTPAGWRLLHRGMRGVAAIPSSCHRFHFFRRYRSPNIAIAVASIGALGLQLWHMMTKQTISSSCNGLYAPPCIAQPEHRSPRVDWVEAGAVSRAVRHQKSCHSCWAMVVVAAIEALHYIKTKELLVLSVQELIDCDTKSFGCAGGYTENALEYVQKNGLSRESDYGYMGRERILGCKKNKAPAASITGFKTIINPTEESLEAAVAQQPVIIRLQCSQSFQEYKGGIIDSPPAAPKSEGMFVHYVLIVGYDTDSNGIKFWRFKNTAGEGWGEGGFGRLRRHIADQRGVLGMFMYPAMYPVLDS; encoded by the exons ATGAAGCCGCCGCTTCCGGCAAGCTTCAAGGCCCTCTCGCGCCGGATCTTCCGCCaggcggccctggtggtggcggcgcggagGCCTCTGCACGCGCGAGCATTCACGAGCCGGTTCCGCGGCGGCGGGGCTATGGCGGCGTCGTCGGCGGAGGGCGGAGCAAGGCCTCTACACGGGCGGGCGCGGGCGCTTCTCACGAGCCGGTTCCGTGGCGGCGGGGctatggcggcggtggcggaggggcCCCTACACGGGCGGGCGTGGTCGCTTCTCACGCGCCGGTTCCACGGCCGCGGGgcaagggcggcggtggcggagggcggcggcgggcctCTACACCTACACGGGCGGGCGTGGACGTTTGTCACGCGCCGGTTCCACGGCGGTGGGGCAATCGCGGCAGAGCCGGAGGGCGGCGCAAGGCCTCTTCACGGACGACGGGCGTGGAGGCTTCTCTCGTCCCGGTTCTGCGGCCGGGCAATGGCGGCGCGGTCGCGATCGCCGTGGACGCCGGCCGGCTGGAGACTACTGCAC AGGGGGATGCGGGGCGTCGCTGCGATCCCCAGTTCATGCCACCGATTCCACTTCTTCAGGAG GTACCGCAGTCCCAATATTGCAATAGCTGTCGCTTCAATCGGAGCCCTTGGACTACAGTTGTGGCATATGATGACTAAACAGACCATCAGTTCTTCATGCAATGGCCTGTATGCCCCGCCTTGCATCGCTCAGCCAGAACATAGATCACCAAGAGTGGACTGGGTTGAGGCTGGTGCCGTCTCCCGTGCAGTGAGGCATCAAAAGAGCTGTC ATTCTTGCTGGGCTATGGTGGTTGTAGCAGCTATTGAGGCTCTACACTACATCAAAACGAAGGAGTTACTTGTGCTATCAGTTCAAGAGTTAATCGACTGTGACACAAAAAGCTTCGGATGTGCGGGTGGCTACACTGAAAATGCGCTTGAGTACGTACAGAAAAATGGTCTGTCCAGAGAATCAGACTATGGCTACATGGGCCGGGAACGTATACTAGGTTGCAAGAAAAATAAGGCACCAGCAGCGTCAATCACAGGTTTCAAAACCATCATCAATCCTACTGAAGAGTCCTTGGAGGCCGCAGTGGCGCAACAGCCCGTTATCATTCGATTGCAGTGCTCGCAGAGCTTCCAAGAGTATAAAGGAGGTATTATTGACTCGCCACCAGCTGCACCCAAAAGCGAAGGCATGTTCGTGCACTATGTCCTGATAGTTGGCTATGACACGGACTCCAATGGCATCAAGTTTTGGCGATTCAAGAACACCGCCGGTGAGGGTTGGGGCGAGGGGGGCTTTGGAAGACTCCGCAGGCACATCGCTGACCAGCGAGGCGTGCTGGGTATGTTTATGTATCCAGCAATGTACCCGGTGCTGGACAGCTGA